A region of the Vicugna pacos chromosome 7, VicPac4, whole genome shotgun sequence genome:
atatgaaagaaacagaggcaagtgaaaaaaaaccaaacacaaatcacttcaggggaatggaagtcatggtcgggtgcgggaggggattcacggtgggattttgaagaagaaggtgcgggtgggcgcagagggggctcatccccaggggctgctgacgcctgaactggctgtccgtggcccagcggtctagctgcaggtgcagcatcttcaggacctttggaagcagcgggagctgcgggaccttgaggagcagcaggagctgcgggaccttgaggaatagcaggagctgcaggatcgtcaggagcagtgggagttgctggagctgcagaagctgcaggagcagcaggagggagctcggggtctcctgctggatcctgatggtcctggttttggtctgtggcatcttcccctgcccgcgcctgctctggatctgtgactgttggaagtggagagagctttcagtctcgtggatgcgctcgctcgtgctttgagagaggaaaacctgagccacgtgcctccctttccgtgggcctcttcaagggcggacatcttcccagagctttgcggacagctcccacccagcaagtgcccacaggatgtgttttgtgactgaactcttgtaggcaggtggtctgagagcaatgtttgctctggtgccagcagcagcctctggggacgcctccctgtgtggcccagccctcggccctccctgaGGTGCGCAgtttcaccagccccgcccttctcaccttggggctgtgcctcggtgggctcctggtcctccacctgactcgcagggagctgctccaggtcagagccgggtctgctgagctgcctgtcagccgcgggcaggaccctggcgtgccgcctgggcggtttctggggaggaggccgtcgtggtggcggggacccctccgtgtgcagactcacccggagctggtgctggccctgagaagcgtgcagcggcccctcgctcggggaggcggcgtgggtgtcctgatccagcggctcctgcagtgtccggctctgcaatgacagtgagcggcagcgggcccggcccggaggtctcagagcccggcccggaggtctcagagccctgcccggccaggaccactcccgcttctgcccgctcgaccctctgctgcccgatcagactgggaccttgttcagctgagacggccacccgggagggaagagacacagccagagggcacgggcttggactgctgcggcaggtccctgcctggctggccacagcccagcccgccagctgggacccggggtgcggacgtgacaggccccccaggcctctgacctgctcgtgctcgaggcaggccccccccaccccagcccaacgtgactgcccacctccaccagcaaagggaaggggatgtggggctatacccgggtggggtctgagtggtggcctgggctggtcaggcctgccccgggcctccctgggttacctttgggtccctgtggccaaaaggccagaggcgcctggggtgagagctgagccagcgccggcaccgctggcccagcccctggctgcgggccttccgggcaccgcggcctcggggtgttgggacgcagcagaacatgggtgactgagttgagctgagttcaccaagcgggtgagccgagtaggggcttctcgacagagtgggtgcccggtgacctcgggtctaagttctgttgggttcggttgccagggaagtgaggtcacttcctgggatccccttccccaagcttcctccttccgtagagctccccaggggcctctctgggctgctgactgctcacctcccagcccatgccgtgtccgcacacagtgacgccaactcggcccccctgcccaggaccctgcggaggcctggatgcagccagggcgccagctctgaggacgcagctgggttcggacccggcccgccgtcgtccgcagtgctgtcaccctggacgagctgcctgcctctcagggtctccccagtcccccgtcggcacagtggggatcatcctggcccctccttcccggggaagccatcgtgtctccagaggcacaaacacctgcctcacctgtcagtcccgcgggctggcatcacagggagctcacgcgcagactcagcaaagggagggccccagagagggctggcggagcgcagagcacaccccacacagcctgggtggggtctgccctggggtccggagaaagtcactccccttgccacctgcttcccagctccctgtcggggcggggggtgaggagaaactgaacataactgtgacttcgttctcgctggcataccacctcctgggtcactgtgtcatgtttagattcaggcccagtgtctcatctcggcccctcgggtgggctgccccacaatgctctctgcttttatgccttctggtcacgtttcctcgtgtgagcccccaccacaccctcccctgcagggtggatggacattgggacctggttgtgacatgcagagtgacgtgtggaaatgggcgtgacttccgctcgttcccagctccgctgttccttctccccctctgtgtctctcagcgcctgtcttgtctctctctctctctgtttctctctccctctgcctgtctgtgtgtcagtctctctgtcccttttcctggatgcatgtgcgtgtacatttatgTGCGTTCCTGTCTATtgctgggtttgtaatgttagggcccggggcaggtcacttctgaaaatgccttgatgacatactgattgttttcatgttgctgaagtaaaaaccttctttgcaagttgtgcgagcactttggtggggtcagctgtaaggatcggcactgccggggaagggctgctgcgcccgtggccctttgatgcgtcctgcacaccgtttccctggaggggtgtgtctgttctctcatccatccgggggatctgctggggcctctgcctcctcacgttgtcaccagggctggctgtcaccaggctaaagccctgccagcgtcatggtgaccagtgctgtctccacagtgtatccgtctgcctgtgtcctcccccgagaggtcgagcacgtctaacgcacactggccacctgttgtgcctctccttggatctgcgtgtgtgttttgtttgtttagagcgctgggtttcgagaggtttttggaccccggggatgtgtagcctttctccaagcttgggacctcgcgggtcgtggagtctctttccgggtatatttctgggcttttgctggtttcttggtttgtgtgcttttgtttttgccccaggaagagctaagcatctcccttctgtcttgtggctgtggcgtcccagggggaagagcagcgcctcccccgaggttatgcagagagttaccgaaagggcttcattttgcacatgacatctttagcccacctggatttccctttccaataatcaaaatgcaatttcaagtgaaaacaaaagaaacaccaccagcccccgcttaagccacgtgggcaggcacgcaaagccagctttcctgtggcttcattgacagggaacacccaggagaggtaaagacacccagaggggaagaggactcggggctgtcaggggctggggggtgagggcgtggggggcagtgcgtgctgtggatccaagtttttactttgaagaaaggaatggtgtgagcctgcaatgcagtgatgctcgcacggcatcgtgaaggcacctggtgctcctgaattgcagaatttcagagggacaaagtctatattttattaaaagaaacttaaaaaggcaagataaaggatgccataaccgacatgaaagaaacagaggcaagtgaagaaaaaccaaacacaaatcacttcaggggaatggaagtcatggtcgggtgcgggaggggattcacggtgggattttgaagaagaaggtgcgggtgggcgcagagggggctcatccccaggggctgctgacgcctgaactggctgtccgtggcccagcggtctagctgcaggtgcagcatcttcaggacctttggaagcagcgggagctgcgggaccttgaggagcagcaggagctgcgggaccttgaggaatagcaggagctgcaggatcgtcaggagcagtgggagttgctggagcggaaggagctgcaggagctgcaggatcttcaggagcagcgttagctgctggagctgcagaagctgcaggagcagcaggagggagctcggggtctcctgctggatcctgatggtcctggttttggtctgtggcatcttcccctgcccgcgcctgctctggatctgtgactgttggaagtggagagagctttcagtctcgtggatgcgctcactcgtgctttgagagaggaaaacctgagccacgtgcctccctttccgtgggcctcttcaagggcggacatcttcccagagctttgcggacagctcccacccagcaagtgcccacaggatgtgttttgtgactgaactcttgtaggcaggtggtctgagagcaatgtttgctctggtgccagcagcagcctctggggacgcctccctgtgtggcccagccctcggccctccctgaGGTGCGCAgtttcaccagccccgcccttctcaccttggggctgtgcctcggtgggctcctggtcctccacctgactcgcagggagctgctccaggtcagagccgggtctgctgagctgcctgtcagccgcgggcaggaccctggcgtgccgcctgggcagtttctggggaggaggccgtcgtggtggcggggacccctccgtgtgcagactcacccggagctggtgctggccctgagaagcgtgcagcggcccctcgctcggggaggcggcgtgggtgtcctgatccagcggctcctgcagtgtccggctctgcaatgacagtgagcggcagcgggcccggcccggaggtctcagagcccggcccggaggtctcagagccctgcccggccaggaccactcccgcttctgcccgctcgaccctctgctgcccgatcagactgggaccttgttcagctgagacggccacccgggagggaagagacacagccagagggcacgggcttggactgctgcggcaggtccctgcccggctggccacagcccagcccgccagctgggacccggggtgcggacgtgacaggccccccaggcctcggacctgctcgtgcttgaggcaggccccccccaccccagcccaacgtgactgcccacctccaccagcaaagggaaggggatgtggggctatacccgggtggggtctgagtggtggcctgggctggtcgggcctgccccgggcctccctgggttacctttgggtccctgtggccaaaaggccagaggcgcctggggtgagagctgagccagcgccggcaccgctggcccagcccctggctgcgggccttccgggcaccgcggcctcggggtgttgggacgcagcagaacatgggtgactgagttgagctgagttcaccaagcgggtgagccgagtaggggcttctcgacagagtgggtgcccggtgacctcgggtctaagttctgttgggttcggttgccagggaagtgaggtcacttcctgggatccccttccccaagcttcctccttccgtagagctccccaggggcctctctgggctgctgactgctcacctcccagcccatgccgtgtccgcacacagtgacgccaactcggcccccctgcccaggaccctgcggaggcctggatgcagccagggcgccagctctgaggacgcagctgggttcggacccggcccgccgtcgtccgcagtgctgtcaccctggacgagctgcctgcctctcagggtctccccagtcccccgtcggcacagtggggatcatcctggcccctccttcccggggaagccatcgtgtctccagaggcacaaacacctgcctcacctgtcagtcccgcgggctggcatcacagggagctcacgcgcagactcagcaaagggagggccccagagagggctggcggagcgcagagcacaccccacacagcctgggtggggtctgccctggggtccggagaaagtcactccccttgccacctgcttcccagctccctgtcggggcggggggtgaggagaaactgaacataactgtgacttcgttctcgctggcataccacctcctgggtcactgtgtcatgtttagattcaggcccagtgtctcatctcggcccctcgggtgggctgccccacaatgctctctgcttttatgccttctggtcacgtttcctcgtgtgagcccccaccacaccctcccctgcagggtggatggacattgggacctggttgtgacatgcagagtgacgtgtggaaatgggcgtgacttccgctcgttcccagctccgctgttccttctccccctctgtgtctctcagcgcctgtcttgtctctctctctctctgtttctctctccctctgcctgtctgtgtgtcagtctctctgtcccttttcctggatgcatgtgcgtgtacatttatgTGCGTTCCTGTCTATtgctgggtttgtaatgttagggcccggggcaggtcacttctgaaaatgccttgatgacatactgattgttttcatgttgctgaagtaaaaaccttctttgcaagttgtgcgagcactttggtggggtcagctgtaaggatcggcactgccggggaagggctgctgcgcccgtggccctttgatgcgtcctgcacaccgtttccctggaggggtgtgtctgttctctcatccatccgggggatctgctggggcctctgcctcctcacgttgtcaccagggctggctgtcaccaggctaaagccctgccagcgtcatggtgaccagtgctgtctccacagtgtatccgtctgcctgtgtcctcccccgagaggtcgagcacgtctaacgcacactggccacctgctgtgcctctccttggatctgcgtgtgtgttttgtttgtttagagcgctgggtttcgagaggtttttggaccccggggatgtgtagcctttctccaagcttgggacctcgcgggtcgtggagtctctttccgggtatatttctgggcttttgctggtttcttggtttgtgtgcttttgtttttgccccaggaagagctaagcatctcccttctgtcttgtggctgtggcgtcccagggggaagagcagcgcctcccccgaggttatgcagagagttaccgaaagggcttcattttgcacatgacatctttagcccacctggatttccctttccaataatcaaaatgcgatttcaagtgaaaacaaaagaaaacaccaccagcccccgcttaagccacgtgggcaggcacgcaaagccagctttcctgtggcttcattgacagggaacacccaggagaggtaaagacacccagaggggaagaggactcggggctgtcaggggctggggggtgagggcgtcgggggcagtgcgtgctgtggatccaagtttttactttgaagaaaggaatggtgtgagcctgcaatgcagtgatgctcgcacggcatcgtgaaggcacctggtgctcctgaattgcagaatttcagagggacaaagtctatattttattaaaagaaacttaaaaaggcaagataaaggatgccataaccgatatgaaagaaacagaggcaagtgaaaaaaaaccaaacacaaatcacttcaggggaatggaagtcatggtcgggtgcgggaggggattcacggtgggattttgaagaagaaggtgcgggtgggcgcagagggggctcatccccaggggctgctgacgcctgaactggctgtccgtggcccagcggtctagctgcaggtgcagcatcttcaggacctttggaagcagcgggagctgcgggaccttgaggagcagcaggagctgcgggaccttgaggaatagcaggagctgcaggatcgtcaggagcagtgggagttgctggagctgcagaagctgcaggagcagcaggagggagctcggggtctcctgctggatcctgatggtcctggttttggtctgtggcatcttcccctgcccgcgcctgctctggatctgtgactgttggaagtggagagagctttcagtctcgtggatgcgctcgctcgtgctttgagagaggaaaacctgagccacgtgcctccctttccgtgggcctcttcaagggcggacatcttcccagagctttgcggacagctcccacccagcaagtgcccacaggatgtgttttgtgactgaactcttgtaggcaggtggtctgagagcaatgtttgctctggtgccagcagcagcctctggggacgcctccctgtgtggcccagccctcggccctccctgaGGTGCGCAgtttcaccagccccgcccttctcaccttggggctgtgcctcggtgggctcctggtcctccacctgactcgcagggagctgctccaggtcagagccgggtctgctgagctgcctgtcagccgcgggcaggaccctggcgtgccgcctgggcggtttctggggaggaggccgtcgtggtggcggggacccctccgtgtgcagactcacccggagctggtgctggccctgagaagcgtgcagcggcccctcgctcggggaggcggcgtgggtgtcctgatccagcggctcctgcagtgtccggctctgcaatgacagtgagcggcagcgggcccggcccggaggtctcagagcccggcccggaggtctcagagccctgcccggccaggaccactcccgcttctgcccgctcgaccctctgctgcccgatcagactgggaccttgttcagctgagacggccacccgggagggaagagacacagccagagggcacgggcttggactgctgcggcaggtccctgcccggctggccacagcccagcccgccagctgggacccggggtgcggacgtgacaggccccccaggcctctgacctgctcgtgcttgaggcaggccccccccaccccagcccaacgtgactgcccacctccaccagcaaagggaaggggatgtggggctatacccgggtggggtctgagtggtggcctgggctggtcaggcctgccccgggcctccctgggttacctttgggtccctgtggccaaaaggccagaggcgcctggggtgagagctgagccagcgccggcaccgctggcccagcccctggctgcgggccttccgggcaccgcggcctcggggtgttgggacgcagcagaacatgggtgactgagttgagctgagttcaccaagcgggtgagccgagtaggggcttctcgacagagtgggtgcccggtgacctcgggtctaagttctgttgggttcggttgccagggaagtgaggtcacttcctgggatccccttccccaagcttcctccttccgtagagctccccaggggcctctctgggctgctgactgctcacctcccagcccatgccgtgtccgcacacagtgacgccaactcggcccccctgcccaggaccctgcggaggcctggatgcagccagggcgccagctctgaggacgcagctgggttcggacccggcccgccgtcgtccgcagtgctgtcaccctggacgagctgcctgcctctcagggtctccccagtcccccgtcggcacagtggggatcatcctggcccctccttcccggggaagccatcgtgtctccagaggcacaaacacctgcctcacctgtcagtcccgcgggctggcatcacagggagctcacgcgcagactcagcaaagggagggccccagagagggctggcggagcgcagagcacaccccacacagcctgggtggggtctgccctggggtccggagaaagtcactccccttgccacctgcttcccagctccctgtcggggcggggg
Encoded here:
- the LOC140697498 gene encoding uncharacterized protein translates to MFCCVPTPRGRGARKARSQGLGQRCRRWLSSHPRRLWPFGHRDPKSRTLQEPLDQDTHAASPSEGPLHASQGQHQLRVSLHTEGSPPPRRPPPQKPPRRHARVLPAADRQLSRPGSDLEQLPASQVEDQEPTEAQPQVTDPEQARAGEDATDQNQDHQDPAGDPELPPAAPAASAAPATPTAPDDPAAPAIPQGGTPGSCPRLTGSSADPALTWSSSLRVRWRTRSPPRHSPKSQIQSRRGQGKMPQTKTRTIRIQQETPSSLLLLLQLLQLQQLTLLLKILQLLQLLPLQQLPLLLTILQLLLFLKVPQLLLLLKVPQLPLLPKVLKMLHLQLDRWATDSQFRRQQPLGMSPLCAHPHLLLQNPTVNPLPHPTMTSIPLK